One region of Myxococcus xanthus genomic DNA includes:
- a CDS encoding AAA family ATPase: MSSLPAISELTFDALSSEAHGLRERLNRFRLALGRHFVGKQTLVDLMTVAAVAQEPLLLVGPPGTAKSDLVLKFRDALRIPNEDYFEYLLTRFTEPSEVLGPIDINLLRQGRYIRREGGKLPTARLVFLDEVFKASSAILNALLTVINERKFYQDGAPQPVKLKVLFAATNELPEHAELGALKDRFCLKAACRPVQDRYFLELLDSGLDSQTHREMNQKPWAEGHATLDDVLKAHRYLTLMMGKRETGPDGRELRDRDLFFRDDLLREFRRVVQTLTREDGVFISDRKLVKLYRLLRTRAWIFHGGAVERQDLQLLSYLGETREEIDLLEEKVPRLLGLS, translated from the coding sequence ATGAGCAGTCTTCCCGCCATCTCCGAGCTGACGTTCGACGCGCTCTCGAGCGAGGCCCACGGCCTTCGCGAGCGCCTCAACCGCTTCCGCCTGGCGCTGGGCCGTCACTTCGTGGGCAAGCAGACGCTGGTGGACCTGATGACGGTGGCGGCGGTGGCGCAGGAGCCGCTGCTGCTCGTGGGCCCACCGGGCACGGCCAAGTCGGACCTGGTCCTCAAGTTCCGGGACGCGCTGCGCATCCCCAACGAGGATTACTTCGAGTACCTCCTGACGCGCTTCACCGAGCCGTCGGAGGTGCTGGGCCCCATCGACATCAACCTGCTGCGCCAGGGCCGCTACATCCGGCGCGAAGGCGGCAAGCTGCCCACGGCCCGGCTCGTCTTCCTCGACGAGGTCTTCAAGGCCAGCTCCGCCATCCTCAACGCGTTGCTCACCGTCATCAACGAGCGCAAATTCTACCAGGACGGCGCGCCGCAGCCGGTGAAGCTGAAGGTGCTCTTCGCCGCCACCAACGAGCTGCCCGAACACGCCGAGCTGGGCGCGCTCAAGGACCGCTTCTGCCTCAAGGCCGCGTGCCGTCCGGTGCAGGACCGCTACTTCCTGGAGCTGCTGGACTCCGGCCTGGATTCGCAGACGCACCGGGAGATGAACCAGAAGCCCTGGGCGGAAGGACACGCCACGCTGGACGACGTGCTCAAGGCCCATCGCTACCTGACGCTGATGATGGGCAAGCGCGAGACGGGCCCGGACGGCCGCGAGCTGCGCGACCGCGACCTGTTCTTCCGCGATGACTTGCTGCGCGAGTTCCGCCGCGTGGTGCAGACGCTGACGCGCGAGGACGGCGTGTTCATCAGCGACCGCAAGCTGGTGAAGCTCTACCGCCTGCTCCGGACGCGGGCGTGGATCTTCCACGGCGGTGCGGTGGAGCGGCAGGACCTCCAGCTCCTCTCGTACCTGGGCGAGACGCGGGAAGAAATCGACCTGCTGGAGGAGAAGGTACCCCGGCTGCTGGGCCTCTCGTAA
- a CDS encoding P-loop NTPase fold protein produces the protein MASQGKFGILLALTAGAFTTLIGRKASIYWATRTTHRAQSEPQVLNTGNPPRDTTDRTTTQALPPNAIAFDYNDLLPWIENDQPISHPRLDAFGHARIAKRITERLFSPSAKRPTLALIGTLGSGKTSVFNLVTHELHALRLLDTKISVARLSLWPFDTVEAAIRAILEKINKTLSQHINTTPMSGLSDEYINAIEAAGGSWGRLLKGTRDPSAILEDYNQAASAINLTIVVWIEDLERFAGTSTLNDETETDRLKPIRSLLHLLSEFQSLQIVLASSSLNTRFDIEKIARYVEAIPSIPPSKTANILNRFRQKCQSSAQNIIDPARPEARAHLNLPDSESERDLRFSLFSTDNLMFALATLCNNPRRLKFTLRSCHDIWERLRGEIDFDDVLAISAIRTAEPKIFSLINDHIDELRSQRQRDSNNKSLFAQKLEKILEERELHKRSSIITILNFTFPNWSSNNNFIDSSDKPQGLSRRDHRDYWNRYLSLAPLSADEQDQPILRAIKAWDNHTSDDLISILTHTNSRHTVEEFISCLISPNQLTRLLSEVIRLESKLPATTWTASQPESMVSVWRAMHKQAPPGDELTATIRQLVIQIAPSNLPLTHALIHFFAQHDSGVPSLLSDTAISEINQQFHSILSTKFPPTNAQALTQAINGGNEHTLFLCSWGLDRVRSGQLQGTPFDGWHTFSNTILTATETEPEILIPQILPFITTHSREMVREANTPRWRGVIRFNQEAAESLFDIKRLYKIITQHQSSIRADHESRPALEIVLEAAHLHIGPK, from the coding sequence ATGGCATCACAAGGGAAGTTCGGCATTTTACTAGCCCTAACAGCAGGCGCATTCACGACTCTCATTGGCAGGAAGGCAAGCATCTACTGGGCAACACGCACCACCCACCGAGCCCAATCAGAACCCCAAGTCCTGAACACAGGCAACCCGCCCAGAGACACCACAGACCGCACAACCACTCAAGCCCTCCCACCAAACGCCATCGCCTTCGACTACAACGATCTGCTCCCCTGGATTGAAAACGACCAACCAATCTCGCATCCCAGGCTAGATGCGTTTGGTCACGCGCGCATCGCAAAGCGAATTACCGAGCGACTCTTCTCACCAAGCGCAAAGCGACCCACACTAGCTCTAATCGGCACACTCGGAAGCGGAAAAACCTCGGTCTTCAACTTAGTCACGCACGAACTACATGCCTTGAGGCTCCTAGACACAAAGATCTCTGTAGCCAGACTAAGTCTATGGCCCTTCGACACCGTCGAAGCCGCGATTCGAGCAATTCTAGAAAAAATAAACAAAACACTAAGTCAGCACATCAACACAACGCCAATGTCGGGGCTCTCAGATGAATACATAAACGCAATCGAAGCGGCCGGCGGATCCTGGGGGCGCCTACTCAAAGGAACGAGAGATCCTTCAGCAATCCTGGAGGATTACAACCAAGCTGCATCCGCCATCAACCTAACAATCGTAGTCTGGATCGAGGATCTTGAACGCTTCGCCGGAACAAGCACACTTAATGACGAAACAGAAACCGATCGCCTCAAACCAATCAGATCGCTTCTCCACCTACTGTCTGAATTCCAATCCCTCCAGATAGTCCTGGCCTCATCATCCCTCAATACTCGGTTTGATATCGAAAAAATCGCACGCTATGTAGAAGCCATCCCATCAATCCCTCCCAGCAAGACTGCAAATATCCTCAATCGCTTTCGGCAAAAATGCCAAAGCAGCGCTCAAAACATTATCGACCCAGCCCGCCCTGAGGCAAGAGCGCACCTGAACCTCCCCGATAGCGAATCCGAACGAGATCTACGCTTCAGTCTTTTTTCTACCGACAACTTAATGTTCGCACTTGCGACATTATGCAACAACCCCAGGCGACTGAAGTTCACCCTAAGGTCCTGTCACGACATCTGGGAACGACTAAGAGGCGAAATCGACTTCGACGACGTTCTCGCAATATCAGCGATACGGACTGCTGAGCCGAAAATATTCTCCCTAATTAACGACCATATCGACGAACTCCGCTCACAGCGACAAAGGGACTCAAACAACAAATCGCTCTTTGCTCAAAAACTAGAAAAGATTCTTGAAGAGAGAGAACTCCACAAACGTTCCTCCATCATCACAATCCTGAATTTCACATTCCCAAACTGGTCGTCGAACAACAATTTCATCGACAGCTCCGACAAACCCCAAGGCCTTTCACGCCGAGACCATCGAGACTACTGGAATCGCTACCTGAGCCTTGCCCCACTTTCCGCCGACGAGCAAGACCAGCCGATTCTCCGAGCAATCAAAGCATGGGACAACCACACATCCGATGACTTAATATCCATTCTCACGCACACAAACAGCAGACACACCGTCGAGGAGTTCATATCCTGCCTGATTAGCCCCAACCAACTCACCCGCCTCCTCTCCGAGGTAATCAGGCTTGAAAGTAAACTCCCTGCCACAACATGGACTGCCTCACAGCCAGAGAGCATGGTCTCCGTCTGGCGAGCAATGCACAAACAAGCCCCCCCGGGCGACGAACTTACCGCCACAATACGGCAGCTCGTCATTCAAATAGCACCGAGCAACCTACCACTCACCCATGCACTAATTCACTTCTTCGCCCAACATGATTCCGGAGTCCCCTCACTCCTGTCCGACACGGCCATATCCGAAATCAACCAGCAATTCCATTCAATCCTCTCAACCAAGTTCCCCCCAACCAACGCACAGGCACTAACACAGGCCATCAACGGCGGGAATGAACACACGCTTTTCTTGTGCAGTTGGGGACTCGACAGAGTAAGATCAGGACAATTGCAGGGCACTCCATTTGACGGCTGGCACACATTCTCAAACACAATTCTAACTGCCACCGAAACAGAGCCGGAAATCCTAATCCCTCAGATCCTCCCATTCATCACCACCCACTCGCGAGAGATGGTTCGAGAGGCCAACACTCCTCGCTGGAGAGGAGTCATTCGATTCAATCAAGAGGCCGCAGAATCACTATTCGACATCAAAAGACTATACAAAATCATCACCCAGCATCAATCATCAATCAGGGCCGACCATGAGTCTCGACCAGCATTGGAGATCGTTCTTGAAGCAGCTCACCTCCATATCGGCCCCAAATAG
- a CDS encoding WGR domain-containing protein, translated as MPRYEFKEGSSSKFWEINLSGSSFTARWGRIGTDGQEKTQTFGSPAEAQKEHDKLVREKEKKGYVLADKSDDDDSEGGGGEEPASNPELEAAILKDPDNVDAYLVYSDWLQGQGDPRGELIAIQHAASQASGTEASDLKRKATAHIKKYQTLLLGELAAGVKSEELSLEWHLGFIRSARVGQKEYDSDFNVPEMAGALLKHPSARFIRGLTIGMASFDGENEYGETVQALVEAGGSKTIQELFIGDFEYPDDTEISWTHLTDISALLKVLPDLRKLRLRGGELELGAIDLPELREFTVETGGLPLAAVKSIANAKWPKLERLEVWFGSDNYGAEGGVEDIQPILDGKGLPNLKQLGLRNSEFTDALAQALPTAKVLPQLETLDISMGTLSDEGARALADKAAAFAHLKQLDVTENTLTDEGQSLLPKAIPHANVGNQRDYEEEYRYSAVGE; from the coding sequence ATGCCGCGGTACGAGTTCAAGGAAGGCAGCTCCAGCAAGTTCTGGGAAATCAACCTCTCCGGCAGCAGCTTCACTGCGCGGTGGGGCCGCATCGGCACCGACGGCCAGGAGAAGACCCAGACCTTCGGCTCTCCCGCCGAGGCCCAGAAGGAGCACGACAAGCTCGTCCGCGAGAAGGAGAAGAAGGGCTACGTCCTGGCCGACAAGAGCGACGATGACGATTCCGAAGGCGGTGGGGGTGAAGAGCCTGCATCCAATCCGGAACTCGAGGCCGCCATCCTCAAGGACCCGGACAACGTGGACGCGTACCTCGTCTACAGCGACTGGCTCCAGGGCCAGGGCGACCCGCGCGGCGAGCTCATCGCCATCCAGCACGCGGCCTCCCAGGCCAGCGGCACGGAGGCCAGCGACCTGAAGCGCAAGGCCACCGCGCACATCAAGAAGTACCAGACGCTGCTGCTCGGCGAGCTGGCGGCCGGGGTGAAGTCGGAGGAGCTGTCCCTGGAGTGGCACCTGGGCTTCATCCGCTCCGCGCGCGTGGGCCAGAAGGAATACGACTCTGACTTCAACGTCCCGGAGATGGCTGGGGCGCTGCTCAAGCACCCCTCCGCGCGCTTCATCCGCGGACTCACCATCGGCATGGCGAGCTTCGACGGTGAGAACGAATACGGTGAGACCGTCCAGGCGCTCGTCGAGGCCGGGGGCTCGAAGACGATTCAGGAGCTCTTCATCGGTGACTTCGAGTACCCGGACGACACCGAGATTTCCTGGACGCACCTGACCGACATCTCCGCCCTGCTCAAGGTGCTGCCCGACCTGCGCAAGCTGCGGCTGCGCGGCGGTGAGTTGGAGCTGGGCGCCATCGACCTGCCCGAGCTGCGCGAGTTCACGGTGGAGACGGGCGGCCTGCCGCTGGCGGCCGTCAAGTCCATCGCCAACGCGAAGTGGCCGAAGCTGGAGCGCCTGGAGGTGTGGTTCGGCAGCGACAACTACGGCGCGGAAGGCGGCGTGGAGGACATCCAGCCCATCCTCGACGGCAAGGGCCTGCCGAACCTCAAGCAGTTGGGCCTGCGCAACTCCGAGTTCACGGACGCGCTCGCCCAGGCGCTGCCCACCGCGAAGGTGCTCCCGCAGCTGGAGACGCTGGACATCTCCATGGGCACCCTGTCCGACGAGGGCGCGCGCGCCTTGGCGGACAAGGCGGCGGCCTTCGCCCACCTCAAGCAGCTCGACGTCACGGAGAACACGCTGACGGACGAAGGCCAGTCGCTGCTGCCCAAGGCGATTCCCCACGCCAACGTGGGCAACCAGCGCGACTACGAAGAGGAGTACCGCTACTCCGCGGTGGGCGAGTAG
- a CDS encoding WGR domain-containing protein yields MPRFEYTEGTSSKFWEIERKDTVVTTRWGRIGTEGQEKTQKFKQTYEALQAYQKQVLEKTKKGYTRIKPKDTAPAAKTNPELEAAILQAPESDDGYLVYADWLQGQGDPRGELMALQHAQRQAQGAESSSLKRKVAALYKKHQGTLLGVGLTSMLGEKALTLEWHLGFIRGARVAAPGFDSDADFDVVETLTMLLRSPSARFLQELTLGLPDNDGDNEYGDLIKVVTRLAPKTLQRLFIGDFVFPDESEISWVKLGNLAPLLKALPHLTTLRLRGGEVRLGPVELPELRRFTMESGGLPRPAVQSIASAKWPKLEQLEVWFGSEEYGGRSRPSDIQSILDATGLPNLKHLGLCNAAFSDELATVLPKAKVLKQLESLDLSKGTLMDTDAEVLAANAAVFKHLKKLDVSQNQLTRKGVKLLASLCPDVAAGNQRDIYDDDEGGRYVAVGE; encoded by the coding sequence ATGCCGCGCTTCGAGTACACCGAAGGCACTTCGAGCAAGTTCTGGGAAATCGAACGGAAGGACACCGTCGTCACCACCCGCTGGGGCCGCATCGGCACGGAGGGCCAGGAGAAGACCCAGAAGTTCAAGCAGACGTATGAAGCGCTGCAGGCGTACCAGAAGCAGGTCCTGGAGAAGACGAAGAAGGGGTACACGCGCATCAAGCCGAAGGACACGGCGCCCGCGGCCAAGACGAACCCGGAGCTGGAGGCCGCCATCCTCCAGGCTCCGGAGTCTGACGACGGCTACCTCGTCTACGCCGATTGGCTCCAGGGCCAGGGCGACCCGCGCGGCGAGCTGATGGCCCTCCAGCACGCGCAGCGACAGGCCCAGGGCGCGGAGTCCTCCAGCCTCAAGCGGAAGGTCGCGGCCCTGTACAAGAAGCACCAGGGAACACTGCTGGGCGTGGGCCTCACGTCGATGCTCGGCGAGAAAGCCCTGACGCTGGAGTGGCACCTGGGCTTCATCCGTGGCGCGCGCGTCGCGGCGCCGGGGTTCGACTCGGACGCCGACTTCGACGTCGTCGAAACACTGACGATGCTGCTCCGCAGCCCCTCCGCGCGGTTCCTCCAGGAGCTGACGCTTGGCCTGCCGGACAACGACGGTGACAACGAGTACGGCGACCTCATCAAGGTCGTCACCAGGCTGGCGCCGAAGACGCTTCAGCGGCTGTTCATCGGTGACTTCGTCTTCCCGGACGAGTCGGAGATCTCCTGGGTCAAGCTGGGGAACCTCGCGCCCCTGCTCAAGGCCCTGCCCCACCTCACCACCTTGAGGCTGCGGGGCGGAGAGGTGCGCCTGGGGCCGGTGGAGCTGCCGGAGCTGCGTCGCTTCACGATGGAGTCGGGCGGACTTCCTCGGCCCGCGGTGCAGTCCATCGCCAGTGCGAAGTGGCCGAAGCTGGAGCAGTTGGAAGTCTGGTTCGGCAGCGAGGAGTACGGCGGACGGAGCCGCCCGAGTGACATCCAGTCCATCCTCGACGCCACGGGGCTGCCGAACCTGAAGCACCTGGGACTGTGCAACGCGGCCTTCTCCGACGAGCTCGCGACCGTGTTGCCGAAAGCCAAGGTGCTGAAGCAGTTGGAGTCGCTGGACTTGTCGAAGGGCACGCTGATGGACACCGACGCGGAGGTCCTGGCGGCGAACGCGGCGGTGTTCAAGCACCTCAAGAAGCTAGATGTGTCGCAGAACCAGCTCACGCGAAAGGGCGTAAAGCTGCTGGCCTCGTTGTGCCCGGACGTGGCGGCAGGGAACCAGCGCGACATCTACGACGATGACGAAGGCGGCCGATACGTCGCGGTAGGCGAGTAG
- a CDS encoding STM4014 family protein, producing the protein MGAPPFILIGNPENRRVTLFQDALARQGLPSAHVVPWRELLASPGLLANLPDSEALVRIDSTGENWDVEKALLKRGYADAVGQGCSVLTPEQVDRLPVDRGRILSPRQHHLGFLRVLAELESIFAAHPRWHILQKPSAIADLFDKRITSRRYAALGVPVPEPLDGVTDVESLRERMREDDCREVFVKVSCGSSASCLAIYRRGRSADTLTTTIEVAKTGWYNSLKVRRIEAPAQVDEILTYLLGEGSQVERSIPKARLGGDYFDCRVLMVRGEPAFTVVRQSMRPITNLHLGGWRGDLDDFHVAVPPNELANAMQSCRTVARAHDCLHVGIDLMYEEHFTGHRVLEANAFGDLLPNLRRDGLTVYEWEIQEALRQLP; encoded by the coding sequence ATGGGCGCGCCTCCGTTCATCCTCATCGGCAACCCGGAGAACCGGCGCGTCACGCTGTTCCAGGACGCCCTCGCCAGGCAGGGGCTTCCCTCCGCGCACGTCGTGCCCTGGCGCGAGCTGCTGGCGTCGCCGGGCCTCCTGGCGAACCTGCCGGACTCGGAGGCGCTCGTCCGCATCGACTCCACGGGCGAGAACTGGGACGTGGAGAAGGCCCTGCTCAAGCGGGGCTACGCGGACGCCGTGGGCCAGGGCTGCTCCGTCCTGACGCCGGAGCAGGTAGACCGCCTGCCCGTGGACCGCGGCCGCATTCTCAGCCCCCGGCAGCACCACCTGGGCTTCCTGCGAGTCCTGGCGGAGCTGGAGTCCATCTTCGCGGCGCATCCCCGCTGGCACATCCTCCAGAAGCCCTCCGCCATCGCTGACCTCTTCGACAAGCGCATCACCTCCCGCCGCTACGCCGCCCTCGGCGTGCCGGTTCCCGAGCCGCTGGACGGTGTCACGGACGTGGAATCACTCCGCGAACGGATGCGGGAAGACGACTGCCGCGAGGTGTTCGTGAAGGTGTCGTGTGGCTCCTCCGCGTCGTGCCTCGCCATCTACCGGCGGGGGCGCTCGGCGGACACGCTGACCACCACCATCGAAGTGGCGAAGACGGGCTGGTACAACTCGCTGAAGGTCCGCCGCATCGAGGCCCCAGCACAGGTAGATGAAATCCTCACGTATCTGCTGGGCGAGGGCTCACAGGTGGAGCGCTCGATTCCCAAGGCCCGGCTGGGTGGCGACTACTTCGACTGCCGGGTGCTGATGGTCCGAGGCGAACCAGCCTTCACGGTGGTGCGGCAGAGCATGCGGCCCATCACCAACCTGCACCTGGGCGGCTGGCGGGGCGACTTGGACGACTTCCACGTGGCCGTGCCCCCCAATGAGCTCGCGAATGCCATGCAGAGCTGCCGCACGGTAGCGCGGGCCCATGACTGCCTGCACGTTGGCATCGACCTCATGTACGAGGAGCACTTCACCGGGCACCGGGTGCTGGAGGCCAACGCCTTCGGCGATTTGCTCCCCAACCTCCGCCGTGACGGGCTCACCGTGTACGAGTGGGAGATTCAAGAAGCCCTGCGTCAGCTTCCGTGA
- a CDS encoding STM4011 family radical SAM protein produces the protein MKLTVLYRGPLSSCNYGCEYCPFGKWKHTDEELAKDRADLERFVAWVEARTQDTVSVFFTPWGEALIWPWYQEALARLSHLPHVERLAIQTNLSCKLDWVAGVRADKLGIWATYHPEWTKRHRFVAQCAKLTELGVRHSVGVVGFLRFTEEAEALRAELPADTYLWINAVKDGQEEPYTAEDVARFTRLDPLFPVNNTRHPSLGRACRGGESVISVDGEGTARRCHFIEEAIGNIYAPDFDSALRPRPCAKQTCGCHIGYVHLEYLELDRVFGSGILERVPATPLWKAGLGGPP, from the coding sequence ATGAAGCTCACCGTGCTCTATCGAGGCCCGCTGTCGAGCTGCAACTACGGATGCGAGTACTGCCCCTTCGGCAAGTGGAAGCACACCGACGAGGAGCTGGCCAAGGACCGCGCGGACCTGGAGCGCTTCGTTGCGTGGGTGGAGGCGCGTACGCAGGACACGGTGTCGGTGTTCTTCACGCCGTGGGGCGAGGCGCTCATCTGGCCCTGGTATCAAGAGGCGCTGGCGCGCCTGTCGCATCTGCCGCATGTGGAGCGGTTGGCCATCCAGACGAACCTGTCCTGCAAGTTGGATTGGGTGGCCGGGGTGCGCGCGGACAAACTGGGCATCTGGGCCACGTACCACCCGGAGTGGACCAAGCGGCACCGCTTCGTGGCCCAGTGCGCGAAGCTGACCGAGCTGGGCGTGCGGCACAGCGTGGGCGTGGTGGGGTTCCTTCGCTTCACGGAAGAGGCGGAGGCCCTGCGTGCCGAGCTTCCCGCGGACACCTACCTGTGGATCAACGCGGTGAAGGACGGGCAGGAGGAGCCGTACACGGCGGAAGACGTGGCGCGCTTCACGCGGTTGGACCCGCTCTTCCCGGTGAACAACACGCGCCACCCGAGCCTGGGCCGCGCGTGCCGAGGCGGGGAGTCGGTCATCTCCGTGGATGGAGAGGGCACGGCGCGGCGTTGCCACTTCATCGAGGAGGCGATTGGCAACATCTACGCGCCGGACTTCGACTCCGCGCTGAGACCCCGGCCGTGCGCGAAGCAGACCTGTGGGTGCCATATCGGGTACGTCCATCTGGAGTACCTGGAGTTGGACCGCGTCTTCGGCTCTGGAATCCTGGAGCGCGTCCCGGCCACGCCCCTGTGGAAGGCCGGGCTTGGGGGGCCACCGTAG